Below is a window of Nicotiana tabacum cultivar K326 chromosome 19, ASM71507v2, whole genome shotgun sequence DNA.
cttctatcgggggtaatatttatccataacggagtaccgaaaggataagctcattataccagatatagataattttCTACCGGGGGTAATTTATCCATAGCGGGGTATCGAAAGGATAAACTCATTGTACCATATATAGATAATTTTCTACCGGGtatgatgtttatccataacggggtactgaaaggataagctcattgtaccagatatagataatcttctaccgggtgtGATGTTTATCTATAacggggtactgaaaggataagcttcttcaagagacttatttccaatagagtactaaataattaaacatatttacggcggagtctcatatagaTAAACTTCTTGAGGAAGCTTATTTTCAACGGAATAATAAATGAACatgcataatataatatatttataacatataTCAACTTTTCTTTAGGTGCTCTATATTGGTATAGCCGCCTAGGATAAAATTATCcctgttttgccataaataacaTTTCAGCGTTTGATATACCTGGTCAATTGAAGTGGCATTTGTATCAGTCATAGATACACAAGTAGAGTTGGCGCAAGTAGAGTTACATTCTAAATAATGAAGCTTGTTGCTGTGCAGTTTCGAAGTTTCATCATAGTTAGCGCAATTATTTGGGACCGAGAAAGTATTTTTTGGTATGTTTTGTTGTGTGCACAGataggaagaagaaaattgatgGGACTCAATCTGATAATTGTGGATTCAAAAGTCACTCTCTAGGACCATAAGATTTGGTATGCTTTTAACATtacttttttctttgcttttgatGCTGTTAAAAAGCTTGTTGCTTGGCCGTATAGCTTGGGGCCACTACTTTTCTCTCACATAAAATCATAATGCATATAAGTTGGCTATTCTTTATTGTGACCTAAAAATTTTCATAATATCGCCTTGGCATGACTGTTATGCTCCATCCTAGATAGAGATTTCAAGTTCGAGCCTCTAGAGTCAAAACCTTCTGATAAGGAGTACTTTACTTCGTTAGTGGACCTCGAGCGCTTGAGTCCAAATCCTTCTAATAAGGAGTACTTTATTTTCTTAGTGGGTCTATCTGACACAAATCTAAATTAATCGGGTCAGTTAATTATAAATCAGGTAAAAATAGTACGGGATAGCCAATTTTCAGActggtaattcaaaaatagccagcgtttgcaaagtcattgaaaaatagtcactattttgctgcaacacggaccagtccagcataatatactggagattggtacacctgtgtatgaacttccagcataatatactggagattggagcaattgtgtatgaactttcagcatattatgctgaaccagtatattatactggaactccagtatattacgctggaatatttttcggattttgaatagtgttttcgttcagatttatctttaaatgaaaagtgactaaatttcgattacttttaaaattatggctatttttcaattatcacttataaatctgactactgactatttttgaatttcttccatATTATCAGttgtctaaaaaaaaaaaaaaaaaagggaacttAGCAGCATCATCAACCTAATTTTACATCCTAGAATGAGAATAGGTGTAGGTCAAGTGACATGTTACCAGCCACTCATAGGACCTTCATTAGATGGACCAGTCTAAGTAATACTCCTACTAGTTacttatcattttaattttctcTCCCCTCGTAAAGCCTCTGTTAAATAAAAATTTCACAAAAGGTTACCTTTTCCTTTTACATTACAAGTGTTATTACTTTActcttcattttcctttttgaATAAAATGATGCAAATAAAAGGAAACACATCAAAGAGGATATTACAAATCAAATGAGAGGGTTTCAGATTTAAGACAACCATACAAAGAGTTGTGATTTACTCATATAAAGAGagaaatgaactatttttgtgcCCTTTAAATATTCAAAAGTATTACTCCATTTACATTATCTACCGAGTAGAAgtgaaagaaaaataactttttggaagAAGTAAATAACATGAATGAAGATATTACAAATCAAAGCATTATTTACAATTAATGTTTTGAAAATTTCCTAATTGAGATTGGACTAACCATTCAACTATAAATTGTCAAACTCGTGCCTTCTTTATATCATTTTTCTCTCACATTCTTTCTAATCAAATGTTCGGATAATAGGTGTTCAACAATTTAACCTCGAGAAGTAAACTTATTAGTGTGCTATTACGTAGGTTGATTGGTGTAGGGGCAGCTTTAATTGGAAAGTATAAAAGGTTAAAGTTTGGAAGGAGGACTTCGTctcaaaaggaaataaaaaagtgACATAAAAGTCAACAATGTGGGATGGTccatgttttctttttctctctaaaTCATAGCCTGGAAAGATAAAAATGGTGAATTTTTCTAATATGATTGTTGATAAGATGCGAGTAATTTTTTATCTGCCCATAAAGACGTTACTTATTTTGGTTGTCCTTACTTCATAACTGTCAAACTAGCTGTTATGTTTTAACTTATGAATGAAATCTTTGCTCCTTTGTGAAAATACTGAAATATCCTCTTCCTTATGAATTTCTATTATTTTCTGCTCTTAGtttatatttaactaaaataaatTGTTGAATCATAAGGATACATCATTAATACATCACGCTTTGAGTTATAACTCGCACTTCAACTTATTCTGATCCAATTCATTTTGACTCGAATTCTGATCCGTCCACTACTATAATTCGTTTTGACATGTTCAAATTTGACCCGACCCGACTCGTCCATCTTTGAAGACTGTGTTCTTAGCACGGCCTAACTTGTTGAAAATGTAAACAGTGGACCCTCAAAGCTTGGACCAAAAGAATCAAATGATGACACGTGTACTTAGCACGTGAGATGTAATGTCCTAATCCAATGCTTAAAGGGTGGGGTCACGTGACATGTCTTGGTTTAAATAATGAACAGCATTTGGTGACCCAAGACTCaagaaagagagaataaaaaTGTCTGCATCAGTATTATGGGCCAAGAATTCTAGCCCAGTACTTCGACATGTCGTTCACAGGCTTATCTATTTGCTTCTTAATTTACAAAGTTTGCACCCCACCAAATTGATGCTTTCAACTTTGCCGAATTTGCTATTTGATGCAGCGCTAAAGTGGTATTTTCATAATTCAAAATGAAGTTAAAGAtaaattcaagaatttaagttagTGATATCAATGAATTCCATTTTAGTGTAAAGACTATGAATTAATGTTCTTATGCTATGTTGCATTtgattgaaaatttcattcataAGTGTACAACAAAAACAATATAATTAGTGTATTCCCACAATTGGGGTCTGAGAGGGTAGGGTGTATGCAATACTTACCTCATCTTTAAAAGGCAGATATGCTGTTTTGGGAAGACCCTCGGCTCATTCATAAGtgtagttttaaaaaaaaattgatgttAAGCATACAAGTACTTTTACAGTTTAATCAATAGAACGACAAGTTTGTTTATAAATGAATGATAACAACAATAATCTTTTTacttgaaaaagaataaaattggcTTCTAAAGGTTCATATCCTCTCATAATTTTAAAAAGATTAGTAgttctttatatttttatgtaGCTCCAAAAGAGGACGCCATTTTGATAACATTAAACGAAAAAAAGGAAACTTGTTTTAACATTGAAAATTATGTCGAGAATTTAACCAATGTATTTTTCCTTCAATGTGAATCatatttcataaaataataaaaagggtTTATTATACATATGGATTTTTTTCAAATAGCCAAAGCTCTTGTTTTTTATTTAGAAAACTTGGATCTCGTTTTTAGAATGATGTGATTGTTTGGTTTTCCTTGGTTGCTTCTATTaacatttatttatatatatgtaggATTTTTTTCGCTCATAGCTCgggccagaaactatttatatttcaTAACCTAAAAAGTGTATAAAAATAGAGAGAATCAAGAAAAGAATCGAGAACAATAATTGTAGTTTTGACACATATTAACTCCAATGTAatgtaattattaaaagaaaaattaatataGTTAATATATTGATATGAGTTTTTCACATAATATGTGTGATTTGATTCAAattgtcctttttcttttctcctaaaaaatcataaataaaaataacatcaattaaACAGGTtgaaaaagagaaataaattgATTGGATGGATTGCAACACCCATTTGTGGGAGTGGAAGCAGCATAATAAATTTCCTACCACAGATATGGTTTTGAAGAAAAGAGTCATTTTTTAGTCATTCACTTTGTCAGAGAAGACTGTCACTCTCTAACAGTATTGAAAagctcatctctctctctctctctctctctctctctctctctctgtaccAAAGCACGCTTCTCGCATTTGAGAAAGAAACCAGAACAAAATACTCCACCTTTTttagaaatatataaaaatataaatctgCTGCGTTTGATCTGAGTCTTCAATTGACCTTTtcttttcaacttctacaattaTATTATGCATTTTGTGGTGATATATTGATTGAAATTTCGCTAGctggaaacattgaagaagaaaTGCTTGAATACGGCTTCGGATTCATCGAGGTCAGTCTAGTTTTGCAATTTACATTATGAGCTTGTTTCGTTTTAGACGATCGTGTGGTAACTGTTTGGACgatgatttgtggttcaaatatattatttttgatttttctttctttgtagtatGTGTAGAAATTCTTGTGTAATTTCACTTTTTATCATCCTGTGCGTGTATGAAGGAGTTGATTAAGTGTTAGGACTGTAATACTACCAATCTGTGGGAGAGCTCTATTTTTGCTAACATATTTGGGCAATTGGGCTGACTTCTGCTAATACTGTCTTTATTGTCATTTCATCTAATAAAAGGACTATTTTCACAGTATGATGTGAGGTAGATGAAGCTAAAGCTATGAGTTTTTATTTCTGTTGTGTTGGATATCGATCTGTTTATTTTACTTCTGACAAAGTATATCTgtttattttgtgaattttatgaATACTTGGACTTGAATAAAGCGGAACAAATAATAAGAGGATTCATATATCCAACACCAGTTAGTTTGGGATTGAGACATAGTAATTGATGGATATATGGTTCCACAGAAAATAGAAATTTGTTATTTATCAGGACTATGTGTACTGTGTTATTCCTTTCTTTTAGGTTTTAAGCTCTTGAATCTTTGCTTAAAACTACTACTACTAGTATTACGTTTCTTGACGTTCGAGCTCATAGAACCTGGCATACAACCATAAGAACCAAAAGCACTCTATATTTCTACATAATGTAGGTAATTTCCTTGACTCTTTCATTCAGCACCACGATTCATGGTTCATTCCGGACCCCCACCCCCTCCCTTAACTGGAATAAATGCGAAGAATAAGTGTGGCACTTATTGGCATTGTTTGGACGTTATCCTTTTACCTTGTCTTCTCAACTTGGTAAATGCTCAATGAATCAATATTTTTATGCCTTGCTGTGTTTCACTTCCTATTTGTCGCGCTTTTGTTTAGCTCTACCGACTAGCTTCATTTTGTTAGTCAGAGGTTCTCTTCAACTATATTGAGTTAACGACTTTGTCGTCGAACTAGGTAGACAGGAACACATATGGGATGGAGGGCTGCACCGGAAGGAATTATGCAGAGAGGAGCAGAGATTAGTGTCAGCGATTCCCGCAAGGTTCATTTATGGCGTCCACTGGCGTTGGCCATGGAGGAGCAGGCAGTTCTAGAAGTGCTAATGGATTCAAGAGTTCATCTAGTTCAGTCGACTGGCTGGGAAGAGAGATGCTTGAGATGAGGTTGAGAGACAGGGTGGACCATGATGATGACAGGGTGAGCTTCTAAATTTGATTGCACCAATTAGTTAATGTTTCATGGTTGACTCTACCACTAGTGGTCTTAGTCAGAGCGCTAACTAGGTGCTCTGTTATGTTGAATAGATCATGCTTTTACTGGAGTTTTCTGGCTTTTGTTTTTCTCAGGAATAGTCAGCCTGACATTACTACTGCTTTAGTATTCATGTTAGGGCCTTAAGATGGAGGCATTTGGTCCGATGTACTTCACATTCATAGGCTTAAATACTTTGTGTGCCTCTTTGGATAGTCAGGATATGAAATGCCTAGTTAAATCAGTTAATATTAGCCTCTATAATTGTATTCATTCATATGAACTTGATGACAAGTCattttaaagttcaaaaatttGATTTTAATGTTGAAATATCCTTGTAATTCAGTTGTCTCCCACCCGATGGATCTATCAAAAAATACATATTACAGGTTTTTTTTGGTTAAATGCCCCAAGAAACATGATTAGATTTTAAATTCTTCAATGATAATTATAAAATAAGAAAATGATAATTATAATATTAAGGGCTGAAGTCAATACCATCATCACTGTATGACTTACTCTATAACTCAATCTTCTCTAACAATCCTGTGTTCCTCTACCATCTCTCTCCTGTTCCCCCCAAGCTGCAGTTTCTCTCTTTTCTGCTGCCTGTCTGAGACTTCCTTCCTTTTCATTGTTAGATTAACAAGGAAGTTTGCTTATAATGGTCTactatacatatatattgatctTGTGCCTCTCAAGGATACTACTTCCACTGAGCTTTAGAGCATTACAACTTCAGTGATCATTTATCTGGCGGACATCATTCTTCCTATCTTTTTATAATAATCATGCAGGACAGTGAACCAGATATAATTGATGGTGTGGGTGCAGAAACAGGGCATGTTATTAGAACCAGTATTGGTGGTCGAAATGGTCAACCCAAGCAGGTTCTAATTAATTATGAGAAGTATTACTTATCATGTGGTTGGGATGAAAAATGACTGTTTTTATTGGGGTTCACAGAATGTCAGTTATATAGCAGAACACGTGGTTGGAACAGGTTCTTTTGGTGTGGTTTTTCAGGTAAGCAATGCTATAGTTTCTGGGTTATCTACTTCTGCTTTTTCTTTGTGTTCTATGCTATTGTGATATAAGCTTGCTATTGTCATAGGCAAAATgcagagagactggagagattgtgGCAATTAAGAAGGTTCTTCAAGATAAGCGATACAAGAACAGAGAATTGCAGATTATGCAAATGTTGGATCATCCTAATATTGTTGCTCTCAAACACTCTTTCTTCTCAACAACAGACAAGGAAGAAGTATACCTCAACCTTGTCCTTGAATTTGTTCCAGAATCTGTCAACCGTATTGCAAGACAATACAACAGAATGAATCAGAAGATGCCACTGATATACGCCAAACTCTATACCTATCAGGCATGTCGTACTTATCGCTGGATGTAAACTCATTGTTAGACACTAGCTTGATTATGTAACCTTTGTGTGTGTGAACAATAGTTGTTGCTCTCATTCTGGACATTGGCTGGTGCTACTTGTCTATATTACTTTGGCTAGTTTTGGGTTTTAATTGCCTTTGTTTAGTATCTAGTACCTGCTGACAGCTCAGTCTTCTTCCGTTATTGTATTTATTAGCTTGTATATTTTGGGTAGGTGGTTGGAGATACATGGTGGGGGATCCGTCATTGAAATGTCACATGGTGCAAAATACCTAAGTTGTGAGCTAGTTTATACTTTATACATTTGGTGTGAATCATGAATGCGTAATTTATCTCTTTGGATTTTTAGACCTTTCCTCTCCCTCTTGTGATGGTTTATCAAGTTACTCTAGGTATTCTGCATGATGTGCGTCACATCTTTTTCACCAGTCGATTGTCTAGTTGTTACTTGGTTATAAGCAACACCTGTGGTTACCTGTAATGTGGACCAAAAGTCCATCAGATTCGTAGGCACACTGGACTTTTTGAAAATAAGTCAACATTTCAAGCTCCATAGCCCACAGGTTGACATTAGACTATTGCTTTCCTTCTGTCCTTTTAATTGTCTGCCTAGCTTTGCTAGTTTTCATAGATAAAGCACATGTATTCTTGAAACCAAGAGAAGGGCCTTAAAATATTTTGCATTGTTTATtttagaaaatttaccatctaactACTTGCAGAAAATTCAAGTATTTAATACTGGACTAGTTATTGATTTCATCCCATTTATTGTCTCACTTTATATACCTTTTTCCTTTGTTTGATTCAGATATGCAGGGCGCTGGCTTATATTCATAACTGTATTGGCATCTGTCACCGTGATATCAAGCCTCAGAATTTACTGGTGAGATGTTTCTTTATGATAGTGGATTTCTGCGTTTCTAAGTACATCTGttacttcttatttttttcttgttcTGGGCCTCATTCTTTCTGGATCAAAGGCCCATAATCATGACCGGATAATAGGTGTTTATTTGTTTTCTTGAACGAGTATGATTAGCTGCAACGTGTTAAGTGCACATGTGATTTTGTAACTTAATAATCTAGTTGGATCACTGTACTTTTTTGTTTACAGAATAGACTTTGATATGATTCTGTATTGTATATTTAGATATCATATGGTTAAACTGAGTGAACAAAATTCCATACTTTAACTCATAGAAAGCACTATTAAAATTAAAACTGTATTGCAAAAACGGAAGAGGAAAAGGATTGAATAGAGGAACGCCCAAGTATTTCGCATAAATGATTGCGAATTATATATTTTCAGTCTTATGATGTGTGTATAATGATATGCGATGCCTTGTAAAATACTCCAATTTTGGGAAAACTCTAAGACCATAATGAGTGAAGTGGTAAAGGGCATTGAAGAGGCTTCTTaacttaaatttaattattagaCAAGCCAGTGAGCAGGCTATAGAGTAACCAAGTAACTTAGTATCTAGCAGATCAAGAATGCAAGTCCTTTTAAGTTGAACTCTCTAAGAGGATATACATTTGTACCTTTTAGACAGAGATGCAATAGCATAATCTTATGGTAAAATACTTGATGATTTCAAGCTTAATATTGGGTAGTATTTTGTTACTGCCATTGCTGGTGTCTTCTGATTATCTTCATGATATTTTTATCTTAGTAAGCTGAAATACTGTTTAATACTTAGGTAAATCCACACACGCATCAGCTGAAGCTTTGTGATTTTGGAAGTGCAAAAGTTTTGGTAATTTCTCTCGCAAAGACCACTTTGCATTTAAGGGTCATGTTGCACCTGCTTCAGTTCTCTGACTTAGTTCTTTGACCACTTGTTAGGTGAAAGGTGAACCCAATGTGTCATATATCTGCTCGAGATATTATCGTGCCCCTGAACTCATATTTGGTGCCACCGAATACACAACAGCTATTGATATTTGGTCTACAGGTTGTGTAATGGCTGAGttacttcttggacaggtatatccCTGTCTTAATTTGTGCTATTCTTGGTCATATGTTGTATTATTTGTTCTAATACTTCTAACAAATCCTTTTGGTGGACAGCCATTGTTTCCTGGAGAGAGTGGGGTTGACCAATTAGTAGAGATTATAAAGGTGGATTTTAGATACTTTTTTATTCTTGATACTATCTTCTCAAAAGATACTGGCTGATTTATTTTCCATTACAATTAAGTTGGAGCTTTTTTTCCCTCAGTAAATAAGAGAGCATGTCAATACATTATCACTTAAGAATTCGCCAATTTCTGTACAGTATGATCATAGACTTATAATGCATATGTGATATTGGTACCTAATGTGTATACGGAAAATATCCCAGTTTTCTTAGTTCAACGGGCAATAGATAAGAAGAAGCAAAGATCTCGTACTCTGCATGTGTTGAAGTTTGTGCAACTTGCACACATTTGCTTTTGTTCTGTATTAGATATCTTTTATTCTATAATCTATACTAGATATCTTTCCTTGAGTCTATGAAGTGTCAGTCAtccattttttaacatttaaaatgcCTAgctagttttagggttttttgttgaTGAACACATTAATTCATGTCTGTGGTGCTGTTATGCATGTTAAAGTGCTGTTTTCTGTTTCTCCTGGAAGAGAGTGGAGGGAGGGGGGTTGATTCCTCTTTGTATATACCCTAAGAGACTACTTTTAATTTGTGAGTACTTTTGCTTATAATGTAGCTGCACATGTTGATGGGAAAAGATGGATTGTTATTTGTGGCCTACTTATGCAGGCAGGATTTGATCATATATTAACTATTAAGTGCTGTAGAGGTGTCGGTATTTGCTGTGTACCATCTGCCTTCATAATAAATTAACTTTTTTTCCACTTCAAATTCTATGCAGGTTTTGGGGACACCTACTAGAGAGGAGATAAAATGCATGAATCCTAACTACACCGAGTTTAAATTTCCACAAATAAAGCCACACCCATGGCACAAGGTATGCTGCATAAAGTAAAGTTGAAATTCAACCTATAAACCTTGAATATTGGTGCTCACTGCTGCTGCTTATGTGCTCTTGGTCATTTCATCACTTTTGCTTTTTGATGAGAAAATGAGCATTGATTATagcttttatctttttccttcctTCTACTGAATGTCGGAAATACGTAACCAGTACCATAGGCTACTTTAATTCATTTTTTTCTGATGTCAGTAATGGAGGATGGCATTTAAAATACTTTTGTTAATCAATTAAAGTTGGTCAAGGAGAGTTTTGGAAGTTGCTTATTTCTGCTTAACAAGATTAAAGTCCAAAGGTGGATAATATACTTCAGCCAAAAAGAAGGGCCAATAATAGATTAAAAAAATAAGTATCGGTGAAAGCCATGCCTAAATCTGAtaacttgatttttcttttggttgtatTTGCCTCATTTTATTGCTTGTACTGGATATAGGCTGATAATCTCTATGGAAGAATTAAGGAAAATCCTACAagagaaccccccccccccccccaaaccccaaCAACACACACCCAAAGAATTGCTGCTTTAGAGAAACATATAGGACCGGTTGGAAACAATTTTACTGACACCCTTCTATGGTGTGGAAAGACGGGACACTGGTAAACACGAACTATGAATGAGAGCAGTCTGTGTTAAAAAGTAGAACCTGCTGGCAAAAGATAGGAAACATGTGGCGCTTGGATCCAGAATATCTTACATGATGGTGGTACTTGGATTCTCCTCCCGAATATGATACTTGAAAATCATAGTCTATCAAATATCATGAAGAGCATGAACATTCTTCCCATTGGTTCACATGTGTCAAAACTTATGCTATCAATTGGTCCAGTGAGATCTGGACTATATTATCTTTCCATTTAATCCATGGAAACATCCTTATTTATTGTCTTTTATTCCATATATTTGGATGAATTGTGCTCCTTTTTTTTCCTAAATTGTTTTCCATCATATGCAGGAAGTTCATACTTCTCAGTCGCCACTTTCCCTCCGATAAAATATTTCTTGTATGTAAGTctaacttacctcacaatgcaTCTTGAAGGTTTTTCAGAAGCGATTGCCTCCAGAAGCGGTTGACCTGTTGTGTCGGTTTTTCCAGTATTCACCCTATTTGAGATGCACTGCTGTAAGTCTACTTTCATTTTGAATCTATTCAATCTTATTATGTTGAGGTTTCGCTGTAGTAGCCTATTGATTTCTGCTTTGGTCATGCAGTTGGAGGCTTGTATTCATCCATTCTTTGATGAGTTGAGGGATCCTAATACCCGTCTTCCTAATGGTCGCCCTCTTCCACCACTTTTCAATTTCAAGCCGCAAGGTAATGTACTGCCAAAAAACAGCTATTTTGCCATATTGTAAGCGTATTATGTGACCGATTTATTAAATCAGATATACCTGATTTTAAGAATCAGGCTCTTGTTTTAAATAATCCTGATTCCAACTGCAACTACCTGTGGGAAAGAAAAAGACGAGAGAAAGGGGCTACCTTTAGTGACTAGTTCATTCAGTACTTTGGTGACCGAAGCTTTTGCTTGTCTTGACCTGAATAGAGTGGAATTGTTACAGTGTGTTCATATAACTGACTTTAACTAATTTTGATTGCGGTGTAGTTGATTGATCATGATAATGTTCTCTAATTTATGGAGGTGGTTTAACCACATTtttttttagtagtttttttttttttccttttctttgagaAGGCTAACCACAACTTCAATACCACATGGGCAAATTTATGCTGGTTGGCTGAGCTCTTTCTGCCCCAGCATGGATTTGACTGCTTTTGCTCTAGTTATTCCCCATTTAGGTTGATCCTGGGATCACTTTGCCTAGTTATGTTGCACCTACAATGTTAAGGAATGTAGTTAAGGAATGTGGTTAACATTGCTAAGAAACTAGTACCACACATGTCCAATTGTCTAAcaataaaaataatcaaaatagctAACTTCTATCATTGATAGCTAGTCCTAACTGTTGTATTTTAATCTTTTGCCGGATCATGTAATCAGTCAGTGTCTATGTAACATAGCTTTGAGCATGCTTTCTGTTCATTGATGTAATACTCCAATAATACATTATTTGTATGCAATATCTGTCTGGTGTTTGTTTACACTTGATCATTGAAGGTGTCATATCTTAGTAATCTGATCAGGGAGATATTGCTAATTACCAGCTACTACTTCATGAAGT
It encodes the following:
- the LOC107817080 gene encoding shaggy-related protein kinase kappa, producing MASTGVGHGGAGSSRSANGFKSSSSSVDWLGREMLEMRLRDRVDHDDDRDSEPDIIDGVGAETGHVIRTSIGGRNGQPKQNVSYIAEHVVGTGSFGVVFQAKCRETGEIVAIKKVLQDKRYKNRELQIMQMLDHPNIVALKHSFFSTTDKEEVYLNLVLEFVPESVNRIARQYNRMNQKMPLIYAKLYTYQICRALAYIHNCIGICHRDIKPQNLLVNPHTHQLKLCDFGSAKVLVKGEPNVSYICSRYYRAPELIFGATEYTTAIDIWSTGCVMAELLLGQPLFPGESGVDQLVEIIKVLGTPTREEIKCMNPNYTEFKFPQIKPHPWHKVFQKRLPPEAVDLLCRFFQYSPYLRCTALEACIHPFFDELRDPNTRLPNGRPLPPLFNFKPQELTGIPPETLQRLIPEHARRQNLFMALRS